The Cryptococcus gattii WM276 chromosome D, complete sequence region GGCTAGCACATACTCCTTCACAGCTCTAGGTCCTTCCTGCCATATTCCACCCAGCCTCCTCGCCTGTCTTCCACTGTACCCAGCTTCAGAGGTAGTGTTCCTCTCCATCCCTAAAGCCTTGCTCATTTCTCTGTAACCGACGAGACTGGGGTCCCAGATCTGGCCCGCATTGAGGGTGAGCCATGTTCGGTCTGGGACAGGGGCGTtgagagggagagaggaAAGTGTTCGTGTTTGGTCGCTCTGCAATGTGGGGGAGAGGTTAGACTGTTTGAGGAAGGGCGAGTTGGGCGAtgaggagaggaagaggattgTAGCCTTATAGAAAGTGCTCTTTATCAGCATCGCAACAACGGCGTTATATGAGAGCCACATACCAGAGTGAGACAATATCCACAAGGCTTGATACGAAGCAGTATTGCTATACCAAGGCATGCAAGAAATACAGGAGGCGATGCCTAATTGTGAAACGAATGTCAACACCACATCCAATTCAGCGCCTTCAAGCGGATGCTATGGACGTTATGAGAAAATTGATCGCTTACGGATAAAGGGAACACAAGAACGTATAATAACATATGCTTGATGCACATCATCTTAGGCAATTTACTTCGCCGTGACCAGACTATCCTGTCAAATTATATGGTTGCTGATGGACAGACAAGAGAAGATGCGGAGTCGTTGGTGATGTTCCAGCAGACAACTGCGGTGACCGCTTTCAGCCCGAATACAGTCTGTACAGTAAGGCGTTGTCGCCGGCCTATGACGAAGCTGTGGTATACAGGATGAGTTTAATAAATGAGTATGCTTGAATAAgtggagagagaaaagacGAAAATGAAAGAGGAGCAAGCGAGCTTTTTGCTCTTTGCTCGAATTCGTTTGGGCTCGCCCGACGCCCGACGCGGCGGATGGTAACATTCCCACGATGATCTGGTCCCTGGAACGCTTTCGACTGTTTCGTTCGGTCAGTACTAATAAGATAATATGTTCACTTGTAACTCGCATTCTTTCAGCAGTGACTACGTTTATTGCATTTTCTATTCTATGTTTGCTTTGAATACGGACTTTTGGACCTCAAAAAATGGTAGTTGAAGTTACCAAACCAGTGGAAGATGTTGTGTCCCCATCACATAAAACTCTTCCGTCACTAATGCCTATTCACGACGATACTCTAAAAGACGCGGACGATAATCGACCTGTTGTCGAGAAGACGACCATAGTGGAACGGTCAGATTTTTTATACAACTTTGAAGATCTCCCGAGGGAAGTCGTGGAAGACATTATCGGTCACTGCGATCATCTTTATCCCTGGCTTTTCGTCTGCAAGGTAAGTAACCGCATACTTGACACCAAAGCTTCAGGTATTCACCGATCATCATCTGCCTTGGATTTTTGTAGCGCGCGATGAAATTTGCTGCTCATTATCTGTACCAGAGCAGCTTCCCGGAGTACATGGGTGAAGAAGCCACGGTCGAAACTTTTGTCTCAAATGCTGAAAGGCATGGAGCATCCCGCAGATCCATCGCCCGAAGCGCCATGGGGTAGGAAGTTGAAGCATTGGTTTTTATCGGGTGTAGAGGAATTACGTTTCAGCTCCGAGTAAGCGCAATCTTTTTCTCTTACTATTCCACATGTCATCTTGGCAAAAGAAATGCTAATTGATGGTACGCCACAGTGAGACGACCGACAAAGAATATCTTCTGAAAGCTATCGAAAATTCTTAAAATCGTGAAGAAAAACGGTATCAGGCCTTTCAAGCCAGGTGTCATGTTCTTGTTCGATTCGTTCCAGCTTTGTAtatgggaagaagagccCGTTACTTGGGGAGAATTCAAATTCCTCTTGGCGTCTGTTGTTCACACGGGTTATTGGCAAGACCCCCCCACATTCCGCCTCAACGATATCGATGAGCGTATTGAGCGGTATCGTGATGTCCGGTTCTTCAAAAATATGACCCCTATTCGAGTCCTTAGCCGACTGCAAATTTATGGAGGTGGATCTATTCCAGCTGTATGTTACGGTTCGGAAAATATCGTTTACTGCGGGCACTATATCTCCCGGTGGACACCCTCTCATAGTTATCCGATAATATCCCGTCTTTTAGAACTCGCGCACGTCGAATTATCACCCATGTGATTTACCCTTTTAGACGAAGAAATAAAACGTCGAAAAAACACAACGTGGGAGTTCTTGTTTCAAAGAAGTACATTTTTTTACAGCCAGAATGAGTGGGATGAGATGGATAAGCCGAGATTAACGATGTTGCTCTCACTTGCATTCCCAGAGCTAGCGGACAGGGTCAAGTTCACTCTGAGCCTTGAAGAcactcctcttccttcattTATCACTGAGATATCGAATGAAGAAATGGGGGAAACGGTGGGTGCGACGACCTAGATGGCAGGAGCGACCGAGGAGTAAAGGGGGGGACGACGCCCTCAGCTGAGAAAGGAGCAGCAGAAGCGATCTCAGCACATCCCATGTTATTTCCAAGGACACATGAACAATTTCACCCGTTCGGGTACAAGGTTAGCGGACCGTAAAGGTGTAAGTTTATATGACTGAAGGCATTGTAAGCGGTTCTTCTGACTATTTACAGTTCAACATGTCGTTCGATATGTATTCCTTAAAAGAGATGACATCACTGCAAAAAAATACGCTATATTCGTTCAAGATTAAGCTTCGAAAGTCCCGGAAAAAAAGCATTCAAGATTCCACTTTAGATCTTGATGTTGTCAAGAGCAAACACTAAACGATCAACAGcctcctcaaccttcttctcagATGATTTTGTCGGCTCTGCAAAGATCTAATGTCAGTTGCTGGAATGTATCAATTATATGGTAGACGTACGTTCGTGTCCTGCGTTTATGTACACTCTACCAAGGCTAGAATAATTGATCAACAAAGTTGTTCGTGGATAATTATAGGATAAAGCTCACATTGCTCCTTAGTTCTTGGCATTGCGAGCTGGTTCATACGCATTAGTACTTATTGTGGCTTGATAAAGAAAGGAACTCACTCTGCAGCTCTTCAAGTAGCTTGAGCGAATGACAAGGCACCACTCGTGTGTCGTGATGACTGGTAGTGATGAGCATGGCAGGGTACTGGATAGCGGGATCGCGCCTGATATtgtgaagaggaaaagtAGCGTGAAGGATCGCGAGGGTTTCGGGCTCTTCTGAGGAGCCATATTCAGTCATCCACATTTGTCCGGGGGTCTACAAATGAGGTGGTAAACATAAACGCGATGTCAGAAAGCAAAAGACAACACTCACAAATGTATGGTACCTGATCAAGTCTGTGATAGCCACATCGGCAAACACAACAGAATAAAGCTCTGGGTTTCGAACAGTAGCAGCAGAATCAAGGAGACCACCGTTGGAACTACCGTAGATGGCCGTGAGAGAAGGTGTGGTAAGTCCTCGGGACTGCACGTATCGAGAGGCGGCCGCAAAGTCATCCCAGCCGACAGAGCGCTTGATACCGACAGCAGCTTCATGCCATGCTTTGCCGTAttcaccaccacctctAATACCAGCGATGGCAACCCTGAAAGGAGTCAGTGGAACTAGCCTGTCGGGCAAAGAAATGAAGCTTACACTCCTCGAAGATTGCGCATGAAAACGGCAAACATTGGGGTCAAAATGGGGAATAAGAGGATTGCAGAAGCCACCATAAGCATGGAGAAGCAGAGGATGACGGCGAGTGAGGTCAAGATCATGAGGATGGCAGATGAACATGGGAACCTTTGTACCGTCATATGAGCTATAGAACACTTGAGAGCAAACTAACGTCTCTTGAGCAGCGGCCTCAGAAGAATTGACACTGCTAATGTCAACCTCGCACCGACCAGCCTTGTTCTTGATAAGCTCACCCTTGAGCACGTATGAAGGTGCAACCCAAGTGTCAACCGTAAAGTAAAAGTCATTGGCATCAGATCGGCAAGAAATGCTAGTGATAGCACTGTGCTCTGGAATGTCGACTTGCTCTTCCTTTGAATGCCGgacttcttcctctggGATAGGAACTTGTGTCTCTGGGTCGGCAGCAACGTTACCATGAGTATCTTCGGCGTCGGCAGAATCCAAGGGCTTTCCATTACGAGCATCAATGAAGTCAACAGAGGCGCAAGCGTCTTTGAGGTAGATGAGAGCGAGCAATCGGTCGCCGATCAAGTGGGCACTTTGAAGTTGGTGACCTTCGGGATTTGCGGGTACAATCTCTTGCATAGGCAAGGCACCGTCGATGTGTGTGACATCCCAGTCTGCGGAGTCGAAGGCAATGATATGACCAGTTGAGATGCAGTCCGTGAAAGAAGTGAATAAGTGACGCTCGGCACTGGATGAACCAATATCTACTCTTGATTAACAAACCGAAGTCATATACTCAAAGCCGGTATACTCACAGTGAGTTTCTCCAGCAAATCCTTTAGACACCCACTTCATCTCTTTGGTGACCAGTTCTGGAAGGATAGCACCAGCGGGGCCGGCAGTACCTCCAGGCAACTCGACACCACCAGCAGCTCAATCTCAAGACTAGTATTCTTGTAGACGTCAAAAGCCAAGAATGCGTTCCTGTTGTTATCCTCCTTCTCGTCGACTGTAACGACCTTGGATTTACCAATGAATTGAAATTCTCCGGGGGGAGGACTCCAAACAATGATATCGGCGGACTGATGTTGCCCAACTGCGTGGTAGAACATACCGAAAGAGTCGTCGATACCGTCGTAATCGTCACTAGTGGCATCGTAGTCGACAGATCGTTTGTAAATAAAACCCTGAGATCCATGTTAGCTAAAGGAGAGAGGGACATACAAAGCACTCACTTTTCCGCCTACCCAAGTGACACCGAAAGTGAACTTCGATCCTCCCAAGCCCTTTTCCAGGACAGTCTTGCTCTCGGTGTCGATGACTCGGACTCTTTGCCAGTCGCTCCTACATATCTGGTAAGCAATAGCCTTCCCTCAGATGTTGTCTCCCGCTTACCCCGCATACTGCAGGACAGCACACCAGAGTTTTCCGCTCGGGCTAAAGCTGTGGGCGTAAAGGGAGATATTCTCCTCCATGTTTAAGTCATGGCAAATTTCGGGACCATCACTGCCAGGAGCCTTCCCAAAGTCGCGCTTGAGGTTTTTGGATCGAACGATAAACGTCCTGAGGAGCGGTACGAGGGTTAAACTGCCAATAATAGTATCCGTCGCCCTGAAGTTCGGGGTTGGTCATACGTTCATGGTTATAGCATTGCTCAACGGCGGCTTCGAGCTCTTTTCGAAGAGGATGTTGGTAAGTCTGGGAACAGAGAACTGTGTCCTTTAGTAAGATAGAGGTCTTCCCTATTGATGAAAACACTCACATCGTTTTGTTCCTTGACAAACTTCTTTGTCACCTTAGAATCGGAGTTTTCAAGAGCTCGCCATGGGTCCTCGATCTCAATTCCGTGGATAATCTCAGTAACGCCGCCGTGTTGAGGAGGGACTGGGTACGGTGACGAGTTGACCTCTTTCTTCCAATGTCCTGGATTGACTGCAAAATCAGACACATGGACGTTCTTAAGAGTGCCATGGGCCGCCTTGTCTGTGCTGAAAGTGTGACTTGCTTGTTAGCTGCTCATATTGCCAAGTTGTGGATGGTATTCGAAGTATTCATAGATTGTTAGAAGCGTTCAGACGGAAAGTACTTGGACCACAGAGAACCCTTGACATTCTTGAACTTTGCCTTATGGGCAAATGGACTTGTTAGTATGAGCGGATAAGAGAATATTGTTCGTTTGACGGGCGTCTCCAAAAATAATGATAAAATAAAGTGCGAGACTACTAATAAAATTCGGGCTTCCCGTCAATAGGCTGGAGGGTGGAAGCTAGGTGAGTGGAGCTTGGGTGGGGAATCATTCTCGGCACCCGACAGCGGCTGAAACCGAACCCGACCGTGACGGAAGGCCCAACGAACGCCAAAACACTTTGTAAAACAGTCGGACAAAAAAAGGCGTTTTGATGATGGCCTGCACGCCGGCAGTGTCCACAATACGTACCCGTACGCTAGACCGGCGCCTATACGTAATCTTTACTGTTATTCCGAAAGAAAATGGGTAACACGCAGCAGATAGACAAGTCAGCCAGGTCAACAAACCGTCAGAATCATTATATTATTACAGTTGTAGTTGTCGATGTGTGAGTCTAATTGTTGAAATAAGGTCAATGC contains the following coding sequences:
- a CDS encoding uncharacterized protein (Similar to SGTC gene model, INSD accession EAL18369.1), which encodes MMCIKHMLLYVLVFPLSASPPVFLACLGIAILLRIKPCGYCLTLATILFLSSSPNSPFLKQSNLSPTLQSDQTRTLSSLPLNAPVPDRTWLTLNAGQIWDPSLVGYREMSKALGMERNTTSEAGYSGRQARRLGGIWQEGPRAVKEYVLAVRKGLREGQRPALAEKVYRFKETLARPVSKREVSMEKNEEKRYLPALYVDWRYKGIGFVLDFGLKRSEEGLKWEIEEMLGRTWDRDELKPMEKKRDRQGVSGKMVDAVESSSAQAEKTATARDKMEAVTKQSLWSKIPLVGSW
- a CDS encoding Prolyl endopeptidase, putative (Similar to TIGR gene model, INSD accession AAW45794.1), with translation MSRVLSSHTFSTDKAAHGTLKNVHVSDFAVNPGHWKKEVNSSPYPVPPQHGGVTEIIHGIEIEDPWRALENSDSKVTKKFVKEQNDFSVPRLTNILFEKSSKPPLSNAITMNFNPRTAPQDAPGSDGPEICHDLNMEENISLYAHSFSPSGKLWCAVLQYAGSDWQRVRVIDTESKTVLEKGLGGSKFTFGVTWGFIYKRSVDYDATSDDYDGIDDSFGMFYHAVGQHQSADIIVWSPPPGEFQFIGKSKVVTVDEKEDNNRNAFLAFDVYKNTKLVTKEMKWVSKGFAGETHYIGSSSAERHLFTSFTDCISTGHIIAFDSADWDVTHIDGALPMQEIVPANPEGHQLQSAHLIGDRLLALIYLKDACASVDFIDARNGKPLDSADAEDTHGNVAADPETQVPIPEEEVRHSKEEQVDIPEHSAITSISCRSDANDFYFTVDTWVAPSYVLKGELIKNKAGRCEVDISSVNSSEAAAQETLVCSQVFYSSYDGTKVPMFICHPHDLDLTRRHPLLLHAYGGFCNPLIPHFDPNVCRFHAQSSRSVSFISLPDRLVPLTPFRVAIAGIRGGGEYGKAWHEAAVGIKRSVGWDDFAAASRYVQSRGLTTPSLTAIYGSSNGGLLDSAATVRNPELYSVVFADVAITDLIRYHTFTPGQMWMTEYGSSEEPETLAILHATFPLHNIRRDPAIQYPAMLITTSHHDTRVVPCHSLKLLEELQRAILGRVYINAGHEQPTKSSEKKVEEAVDRLVFALDNIKI